The Triticum aestivum cultivar Chinese Spring chromosome 3A, IWGSC CS RefSeq v2.1, whole genome shotgun sequence genome includes a region encoding these proteins:
- the LOC123057640 gene encoding cysteine-rich receptor-like protein kinase 10 isoform X2, whose protein sequence is MATIGVVVLLLLLLAPTPYLAAADFCDNVKAAGAALSRNASASPVQFATATIGQAPDVVYALALCLGDVLDSTACGTCIADWFATVNQTQCDKVGFSYRDCIVVYGAGADILGAPSNATGGSGDNTPPFQDWNIRNVTADDAPRIVNLTFELLAATARMAATTTPKLYATGIMDMKRVTTYLDVYSQVQCTPDLSADDCSACLRRLLGMVNSTMSLRMGGRMGVTRCFFRYEAFPLYGARPMLSLPLSPPGPAPTTPTKRRSMLWVIPVAVVPLTAAAFFFFICYRRRLKRQRKGSRRAHSLEWQGKNSDFSLFEFEHLLEATRNFSEESKLGQGGFGAVYKGQLPDGSEIAVKRLASHSGQGFMEFKNEVQLIAKLQHTNLVRLLGCCSQEEEKILVYEYLPNKSLDFFIFDENKRALLDWTKLAAIIEGVANGLLYLHKHSRLLVIHRDLKPSNILLDSEMNPKISDFGLAKIFSSNDTEGDITRRVVGTYGYMAPEYASKGNFSIKSDIFSFGVVILEILSGKRNSGTQQCGCFINLLGYAWQLWEEGKWIDLVDVSLVSDSHSTKIMRCINIALLCVQENAVDRPTMGDIVSMLRNETMILAEPKQPAYINVRVGNEETSIAPESYSINDVSISITSPR, encoded by the exons ATGGCGaccatcggcgtcgtcgtcctccttctcctcctactcGCGCCGACACCGTATCTGGCGGCCGCCGATTTCTGCGACAACGTCAAGGCCGCCGGCGCCGCGCTCTCCCGAAACGCCTCCGCTTCACCGGTACAGTTCGCCACGGCCACCATCGGGCAGGCCCCCGACGTGGTCTACGCGCTGGCGCTCTGCCTCGGCGACGTCCTCGACAGCACCGCCTGTGGCACCTGCATCGCCGACTGGTTCGCCACCGTAAACCAGACGCAGTGCGACAAGGTGGGCTTCAGCTACCGCGACTGCATCGTCGTGTACGGCGCCGGCGCCGACATCCTGGGGGCGCCCTCGAACGCCACGGGGGGATCCGGGGACAACACGCCGCCCTTCCAGGATTGGAACATCAGGAACGTCACCGCCGACGACGCCCCCCGCATCGTCAACCTCACCTTCGAGCTGCTGGCCGCGACCGCGCGGATGGCGGCCACCACGACGCCCAAGTTGTACGCCACCGGCATCATGGACATGAAAAGAGTGACAACCTACCTGGACGTGTACTCGCAGGTGCAGTGCACGCCGGACCTGTCCGCCGACGACTGCTCGGCGTGCCTGCGCCGCCTCCTCGGGATGGTCAACTCCACCATGTCCCTGCGCATGGGTGGGCGGATGGGTGTCACGCGGTGCTTTTTCAGGTACGAGGCGTTTCCTTTGTACGGCGCCCGGCCCATGCTAAGCCTGCCGTTGTCGCCGCCGGGGCCGGCTCCGACGACTCCGACCAAACGCAGGAGCATGCTGTGGGTGATTCCCGTAGCTGTAGTTCCTCTAACAGCAGCAGCGTTTTTCTTCTTCATCTGTTACCGTCGACGGCTAAAaaggcaaagaaaag GATCAAGACGTGCTCACAGTTTGGAGTGGCAAGGGAAAAATTCGGATTTCTCTTTGTTTGAGTTTGAACATCTACTGGAGGCCACAAGAAATTTTTCGGAAGAAAGCAAACTTGGGCAAGGTGGCTTCGGCGCTGTCTACAAG GGCCAGCTTCCAGATGGGTCGGAGATAGCGGTTAAGAGACTTGCTTCACATTCAGGACAGGGTTTCATGGAGTTTAAAAATGAGGTCCAGCTCATAGCCAAACTCCAACACACGAATTTGGTTAGACTCTTGGGGTGTTGCTCTCAAGAAGAGGAGAAAATACTGGTCTATGAATACTTGCCAAACAAAAGCTTGGATTTCTTCATCTTTG ATGAGAATAAAAGAGCTTTGCTGGATTGGACAAAACTTGCAGCAATAATTGAAGGGGTAGCAAACGGACTTCTCTACTTACATAAGCACTCTCGATTGCTTGTCATACATCGAGATCTTAAACCAAGCAACATTCTCTTGGACAGTGAAATGAATCCAAAAATTTCAGATTTCGGGCTAGCAAAAATATTTAGCTCAAATGACACCGAAGGAGACATTACAAGAAGAGTGGTTGGCACATA TGGCTACATGGCCCCTGAGTATGCTTCGAAAGGAAACTTCTCTATTAAATCCGACATATTCAGCTTTGGTGTTGTCATTCTTGAGATCCTAAGCGGGAAACGGAATTCTGGTACCCAACAATGTGGATGTTTCATCAATCTGCTTGGATAT GCATGGCAATTATGGGAAGAGGGAAAGTGGATTGACCTTGTTGATGTATCATTGGTTTCTGATAGTCACTCAACAAAGATAATGAGGTGCATTAACATAGCATTGTTGTGCGTACAAGAGAATGCAGTTGATCGACCAACCATGGGAGATATTGTGTCAATGCTAAGAAATGAGACTATGATCTTGGCTGAGCCTAAGCAGCCAGCATATATCAATGTAAGAGTAGGAAATGAAGAGACGTCCATTGCTCCTGAGTCATATAGTATCAATGATGTGAGCATATCAATCACAAGTCCTAGGTAG
- the LOC123057640 gene encoding putative receptor-like protein kinase At4g00960 isoform X1, producing MATIGVVVLLLLLLAPTPYLAAADFCDNVKAAGAALSRNASASPVQFATATIGQAPDVVYALALCLGDVLDSTACGTCIADWFATVNQTQCDKVGFSYRDCIVVYGAGADILGAPSNATGGSGDNTPPFQDWNIRNVTADDAPRIVNLTFELLAATARMAATTTPKLYATGIMDMKRVTTYLDVYSQVQCTPDLSADDCSACLRRLLGMVNSTMSLRMGGRMGVTRCFFRYEAFPLYGARPMLSLPLSPPGPAPTTPTKRRSMLWVIPVAVVPLTAAAFFFFICYRRRLKRQRKGTAMIFDGNNVTQGSRRAHSLEWQGKNSDFSLFEFEHLLEATRNFSEESKLGQGGFGAVYKGQLPDGSEIAVKRLASHSGQGFMEFKNEVQLIAKLQHTNLVRLLGCCSQEEEKILVYEYLPNKSLDFFIFDENKRALLDWTKLAAIIEGVANGLLYLHKHSRLLVIHRDLKPSNILLDSEMNPKISDFGLAKIFSSNDTEGDITRRVVGTYGYMAPEYASKGNFSIKSDIFSFGVVILEILSGKRNSGTQQCGCFINLLGYAWQLWEEGKWIDLVDVSLVSDSHSTKIMRCINIALLCVQENAVDRPTMGDIVSMLRNETMILAEPKQPAYINVRVGNEETSIAPESYSINDVSISITSPR from the exons ATGGCGaccatcggcgtcgtcgtcctccttctcctcctactcGCGCCGACACCGTATCTGGCGGCCGCCGATTTCTGCGACAACGTCAAGGCCGCCGGCGCCGCGCTCTCCCGAAACGCCTCCGCTTCACCGGTACAGTTCGCCACGGCCACCATCGGGCAGGCCCCCGACGTGGTCTACGCGCTGGCGCTCTGCCTCGGCGACGTCCTCGACAGCACCGCCTGTGGCACCTGCATCGCCGACTGGTTCGCCACCGTAAACCAGACGCAGTGCGACAAGGTGGGCTTCAGCTACCGCGACTGCATCGTCGTGTACGGCGCCGGCGCCGACATCCTGGGGGCGCCCTCGAACGCCACGGGGGGATCCGGGGACAACACGCCGCCCTTCCAGGATTGGAACATCAGGAACGTCACCGCCGACGACGCCCCCCGCATCGTCAACCTCACCTTCGAGCTGCTGGCCGCGACCGCGCGGATGGCGGCCACCACGACGCCCAAGTTGTACGCCACCGGCATCATGGACATGAAAAGAGTGACAACCTACCTGGACGTGTACTCGCAGGTGCAGTGCACGCCGGACCTGTCCGCCGACGACTGCTCGGCGTGCCTGCGCCGCCTCCTCGGGATGGTCAACTCCACCATGTCCCTGCGCATGGGTGGGCGGATGGGTGTCACGCGGTGCTTTTTCAGGTACGAGGCGTTTCCTTTGTACGGCGCCCGGCCCATGCTAAGCCTGCCGTTGTCGCCGCCGGGGCCGGCTCCGACGACTCCGACCAAACGCAGGAGCATGCTGTGGGTGATTCCCGTAGCTGTAGTTCCTCTAACAGCAGCAGCGTTTTTCTTCTTCATCTGTTACCGTCGACGGCTAAAaaggcaaagaaaaggtac TGCTATGATATTTGATGGCAATAATGTTACTCAAGGATCAAGACGTGCTCACAGTTTGGAGTGGCAAGGGAAAAATTCGGATTTCTCTTTGTTTGAGTTTGAACATCTACTGGAGGCCACAAGAAATTTTTCGGAAGAAAGCAAACTTGGGCAAGGTGGCTTCGGCGCTGTCTACAAG GGCCAGCTTCCAGATGGGTCGGAGATAGCGGTTAAGAGACTTGCTTCACATTCAGGACAGGGTTTCATGGAGTTTAAAAATGAGGTCCAGCTCATAGCCAAACTCCAACACACGAATTTGGTTAGACTCTTGGGGTGTTGCTCTCAAGAAGAGGAGAAAATACTGGTCTATGAATACTTGCCAAACAAAAGCTTGGATTTCTTCATCTTTG ATGAGAATAAAAGAGCTTTGCTGGATTGGACAAAACTTGCAGCAATAATTGAAGGGGTAGCAAACGGACTTCTCTACTTACATAAGCACTCTCGATTGCTTGTCATACATCGAGATCTTAAACCAAGCAACATTCTCTTGGACAGTGAAATGAATCCAAAAATTTCAGATTTCGGGCTAGCAAAAATATTTAGCTCAAATGACACCGAAGGAGACATTACAAGAAGAGTGGTTGGCACATA TGGCTACATGGCCCCTGAGTATGCTTCGAAAGGAAACTTCTCTATTAAATCCGACATATTCAGCTTTGGTGTTGTCATTCTTGAGATCCTAAGCGGGAAACGGAATTCTGGTACCCAACAATGTGGATGTTTCATCAATCTGCTTGGATAT GCATGGCAATTATGGGAAGAGGGAAAGTGGATTGACCTTGTTGATGTATCATTGGTTTCTGATAGTCACTCAACAAAGATAATGAGGTGCATTAACATAGCATTGTTGTGCGTACAAGAGAATGCAGTTGATCGACCAACCATGGGAGATATTGTGTCAATGCTAAGAAATGAGACTATGATCTTGGCTGAGCCTAAGCAGCCAGCATATATCAATGTAAGAGTAGGAAATGAAGAGACGTCCATTGCTCCTGAGTCATATAGTATCAATGATGTGAGCATATCAATCACAAGTCCTAGGTAG